Part of the Spinacia oleracea cultivar Varoflay chromosome 5, BTI_SOV_V1, whole genome shotgun sequence genome, CACATCATCGCCCTACCAGCATCTCCCCACGCTACTACACACCCAACCAACACCGTACAACAACTACCTCACAAATATCAAGATCCCCTGATAATAACTAACAACGCAAATCCCCATAACAACTCAATTGCACAGCCGACCAGAAACAAGATTGCCTCACCATCAATTGGAGGAAGGTGGATCAAATCTCCCCAAAAGTCACTCCGCTCCCACCACCACTTGAACCGCTCCCTTCATCCCTATCACcaccaaaaaaatcccaaaaccaCCACACCACCACAACCTAAATTCACTCCATCTGCAGGGACCATCACCCGTACTCGAATCCTCACCACCTTCGATCAGAGCAAGAAGGAACCTACCAAAGGCGGCGGAACGAATGGAGACCGACACACCTGGAGGAACCACCCACCAGTAGCGGAGCCGGCAAAGATAGAAGTCCAAGGATCAGAGAGAAAGAAGTAAGGAGAGGGAGAACGAGGGCAGGCAGAGTAAGGGAGAGagaggggaggagagagaaacgccGATGAAGGGGGATTACATAAAAGGGTCAAAGTCACTGAGGGGTGGATGTTGAGAGAGAAATAGCATGTGATGGGGAAGGAAAGGTAAAGGAAGAggagaatttatttattttaataattaaaataaatatagaAATTAGTGAGTGCACATAATTTCCaaataaaccttaaaattcgGTATAGAACAAAATCAACACAATTTGTACTCAAAACAACATATACTATTGGAGTGTCATATTTTCTTGTCGGTTCATAAGCATCGCGTAATCCCGTCGATGGAGTGCCAGAATTAGAACTTTCCATGGTAATTACAAGTTGGAAATAtgaaaatcaactcatattatGCTACTTCCACTGCCTAAAAGCTTAGATTGTAGAGATATGACCGTTGATATGTCAAATGGAGTGTGTTAATATcattaagaaagaaaaaaaaaagtaaatgaaaGGATCCACGTCACCCTGTTGCGCCTTGTGCGTTACCTAAGGCGCATAAAAGCGCACGAAGGCGCGCGCCTGGTTGACATCAGTGGGCCTGGAGAGCTTAGGCGCGTCTTGGGTGCGCTTTTTTAAACTAAGGTTGTAGGTAAAAGGATTGTTTGGGAAGATTGTCCCCAAAGATTGGATTATTCCTAAGTTATTTAAAGGTGCAACAGTTTTTAGAGCAGTTTTTAGAAGACTGGCCAAAGGTTGAGTTATTTAAAGgcttattttttttacaaattttccttttaattttcagtttgttGGATTAATTTCTGGTCACCCAAAACCAATATAGTTCAGGTTTGGCTGTCTATGAACAGATGGTTGTACGCAAGTATGAAGGAAGGGGGAAAACCCTTGCCTCCTGACTAAGGCACCATATGTTCATAACAGGTCCTTATACGGTCATAAGTTACCAAACGACTCTCCAGACTACAACCAGCACATGTATGTGAAAATTGGACCTGGACAACTTTGTGTATCTTTCGTACGTTTACTGCCCAAAATAGGCATGCATAAAACTGATGATTGATAGAGCTCAGGACTAATATAACCACTAACAATCAGTTTCAGACGTAAAAGATTGATTAATAAAAACTAATACGTCCATCCTAGAGTACAAATATGAGAATAGGATGATAAAACATAGGGCAAGCCAAGAACTGCTAAAGTTAAGCATAAAAGTAAGTTGGTCAGAATCAACAGCATTAAGAAAAAACCAGATTATTGGATACCTTCACTCTTGCACGCAGGATATCTTTGAGAATACTCAAGACCGGTCTTGCTGAAGGTGTGGTCACTAACTGATTATAATGTGTCTGCAACAATACTACAGCAACCCTGCAGATGAGCTCCACCTGCATTCATAATGCAGCATCAATATTTGAACCACACTATTGACGTCCAATATAGACCACATCACAGAAAAAGTCAGCAAATGCAGCTGAGCAGTCAACTGATAAACACTTCCATGTATGATCACAGAACTTGTTCCAAGTATCATCAAGAAAGCTCAGAAACTACATTCAAAACATTGGCGGAACAAGGAAGGCTACAATGACGTAAAAAACATAGCAGTCTAAGCTGCCCGCTCAGCACCATTCAAACTGAAATGTCAATGGATGGTTTTACTGTTCAACTATAACATTACCAATATAATGTAAAGAAGCCACGGAACCAGCTTCAAATTAAAGTAGCTCCAAATTTCCAGGCTTTCTTTTCCGTTACGTGTGTGTCACATGCATGCAGAGAGCTACAATCTACATCCAACGGCGGATCTTGGCTGAGGCCTGAAAGGGCCAGGCCCCCAAACATAAAATCTGTCGATGAACTTTTAATTCCACCCCCTACCGCCCCCCCCCCCTATTTTTGAGTACAATTGTACAAAGCCCATACCATATTGCCTAACTCTTCTTGCCTTCTACTGTACAACACTGATTGACCCCGTTAAAGTGGTCAAGATCCGCTTTTGGTGCCTACATGTACTTGTGGGGTGTAGTCAAATGTGTGTGTGAGTAGAATGGGAAAAGAAAAGAGCTTTAATAATTACGCACTTGACACAATCAAAACGAGAAGTCTATTTTCCCCCCTTTATTTTCCCCTTTTGTTCTTAGTGAACTTAAAATTATATTTGAATACTAAGGAAAAGTTATTTGTTAAGCTGTGTTGGAGAAAAGAACAAGGACAACTACGCAAAATTCTAATGCACTTAAAACTGAAGATATTTACTGCCATAAGTCCACAACCTGTAAGACActgttttgttcaccttatttccactaattttaggaaaaataagtttagttcagttaagataagataagtttggGGAATTAAGGGCTGCCCAAGGACAATTTATAGTTAGAATAAGTTTTGATTCTCCGTAAGtttaataagttcagaaaaataagtgaaataaAGTGAATAGAATGAACCCTAAATGTACAACACAATACTTACAACTAAAGTAAGCAGTTAAACAAGTCAATTAGTGATCAGAATATACACATTAGCAGAAACACAACAGCCAACCAACAAATTGACATACTTCTCAATAATAGCAGAaatgttcttcattttgttctGCTATTTAAATCTAGAATATCATTGCAATTACAGGAAAATATTGAAAACAAAACAGCAACTTACAGGAAAATATCGAAAACAAAATAGCAACTTCAAGAAACAAAATGGGCACAAATCACCCAAGAAACAAAGAACATGCAGCAACaagccaacaacaacaacaaactttCTGAGGTATAACAATATAATAGGAAGGATCCCTCAAAAAATTCTAATAGGAAGGTATTAATATGTAAAGGTTGAAAGATCTTGACCTTTTCAGAATTTGTTGTCCAATTTTTCAAATATGAAAGCAGTTTCAAAGCATCAGAAAATGGTAATGCCTGAAACAAGTTTACAACTGAAGATTAGAAGACCATTTACCCAGTGGCACAATCCAATAACCACAAACTTGGTGAAAGCGAAAGTATTCAACGTGAAAATAGATACTCAGAAGTGTTCTTACAAGTAAAGTCTGCTCAATATCATTGGGCTTGACATTAGAAATTGAGCGAAGAACATAATCAGAGGGTGAAAGTCCAAGCATAAGTACATTAGGTTGAAACTTGGCCACTGTTCCCCTTGTTTTCTCCTCCTGtaaataacaatttaataaatcaaataacttgattttcatttgtttcctgaTATGATAAAATACAGAGACAGGAACAAAAACGCATGGGCAAGGGAAGTGACAGAGAGAGATATATTCACTTAGAGATAAAAGGTCATTTGGTACTGAAACTTTAGGCATACAGCTATTTTGGCAGCTGATGGAACCAATTTTAGCAGGATATAGCCTGGAAATCACCTTGCAAATATTTTGCTTGTCAAACACTATGAACTTTAAATACCCCGAGTGACCATGTTAGAGTTTATATATATGTATTGATAATAATACAAATACCTCGTATTCAGAAATACGCTTTATTTCAGTCTCTGCCAAATCAAGTGCTTCAATAACCAAGTCAGTTGCAGTTAAGGTTTCTTGAGTTTTCTTTCCTGCTGATGCCACAGCACCCTCCTCTGGAAGCTCATCCTTTGAGGCAGATCTATTTTCAAATCCACCATCAATATCAGCCTCAAACATCTCCTccaaccttttttctttctcttcctgCAAATTGAGTTATGACATGGTTGATTAAAAGAACTAAAAAGTAATTCTAAAGGCTCACAATCTAACAAAAGGGCAAAAATAATGAAGAAGTACTTCGATGAAAAATGGTTCATCAGTGCGATCCCAGCGCCGAATGGACCTATCATGAGATCCTGTGACTATAAAATCACCACGGCTACTGAGTGCAAGACACCATATCTCTGCATGATGTCCTTCAATAGTTAAAAGCAATTCAAATTTATCAGCATCCCAGTACTTCAAAAGCCGGTCCTTCCCAACACTAAATATATAGTGAGTATTAGGAACAAACTTCACGTCCATGACACTGTAACACAGGAAAAGAGGCCCACTTGTCAAGTAAAGCACCAGGGATTCATACAATAACTTCTGTCGAAATAGGCTAAGATGTGTACCTATCAGCATGGGCAAAGATTGATTTATGGCAGTCACCAAAGTCCAAACCCCAAATCTTTAAATTTTTGTCTGCAGACCCCGTAACTATCAGGTCGCCATCAGATGATATATCCATACATAATACAGGCAATTTGTGACCATATAGTGTAAGGAAGAACTTCAGTGTATCCACAAAAAAGACCTAGCAAAGATTCACACACATCAAAAAGTAACCCAAAGGAAATAAGACAAGAAAGgcctaaaaagtcaaaacgATAAAGGGGTTATCAAAATGAGCAATTCAAGAGATACAGTGAAAGCAGAGGAGATTTAAGATGCAATTACATACTACTAGTATATCCTGTTTAATAACAGACGTTTTCCGTCATCTTTTCCGTCCATTGGGCCCAACTATTAGCTCTCTCACCCTCTACTGACATTTCCTACCAATCCCCTTATCATCTGTGCTTCAAAACCTCCCCTTTTCCCCATTATAAATTACGAAAGACCCAAGTAAAACAAACAAGTGTTCAAGCTAAAGAGATTTTGAAGACATCACCAATTATCTTTTGCATTTCCAGATTAGCAGGTAGTAGCAAGTTAGTGTTTCTATTAAGTTATGACGCGTCCCTGAAATTCTTTTTGAATCGTGGTTTGAATTTTTGGGGGAAAGTAGGAATTTATTtggatttcaatttttctgGGCGGTGAACGGTCATGATTATGTTTGGGCACTTGTTCAATTTGGATGGTAGGGATTGAATTTAATATTTTCTTTCCAACATAATTTGCTGTCCCATTCTTGAATTGAGAGATTTATCCCAAAGCCAATACCATGTCCACATAATTGGGAAACACCCTAATTTGAagttataaaattaataacatCAACTAAGAACAAAAATTGATACATATTAGCTAGTTTTTGACAACTTTTCCTAATATAAATATGAAAGCTTACGCTTAGAGAGTTAGAGATGCAAGCAGATGAAAGAATCACTGACCTTAACTGTGCAATCTAACAATGCAACAGCAATATACTTCGCATCTGGGCTCAGGGCAAtcttcaaaacatcatcattCAGTTTCATTGTCCTCACATTAGACACTGATAAGCGCTCCAAGTTCTGTAAGAACAGCAACTTCATTATTAAAACAAAAGAAGTAGGCAGGTAGCTACATCTGCAGGCATACATATACTACAGGGGAACCTATCTGGTTCAATATCAGATATTTGTGATAGGTTAAATGAAATTTAAAGCAGGAACAACAAGAAAGTGATAAACATTAAAGTACCGCTGCATCTAAACATCTGACAATTTGTGATAGGCAAGAAGAAAATTTAAAGCAAGAACAGGAAACATGAGCAGCACAGGGGACTCACTTCACCAGACTTCTGCAATCTGCGATACTCCCAAAACTTAACCTCATGGTCTGCACTCCCCGTAACAAAACCACTTTTGTCGGGCATGCCAGCGATTGAATGAATAGAGCCTCCATGAGCCTCCACTACCTCTACACGTGTAGCActtgcaacatctacgatttcaATCTTTCCATCTTTAGTTCCAACAAGTGCGTATTTGTTGCTCTGGTCACCATGAACAAACATACTGCACAGTCCATAGCCAGAATCAATAGTTCGGAGACAATTACAGGTACTGGGGTTCCAAATCTTCACAGCATTGTGACTTGTTGACAGTAAGAGAGAGTTGTCCGGACTAAGACTAAGACTTCTAACATCAGAACGGTGACCTTGGAGCTCAATAGCCAATGTCTGTGTACTTGTATCACTTGCTATGGAATATATTTCTACAGAATTGTTGTTCAGTGACAAGGCTAATGTGCCCAAGGAATTCTTCGAATTGATTGGACAAAAAGAGGTTGAACATATCTTCTTTCCGGACCTTATAATTTGAAGAAGCTTAAAGATGTCAGAGACTACAATAGTTGGATGGCTCTCCTCTAGTAAAGAGTGATTTTCATCTACATTATCTGTAACCTCAGCAACATTTTTAGAGGgttctctttctttcttctccttCTTGTCTTTCTTCTCCTTCTTTCTATGAACTCTGCGCTTAGCTTTGCGCTTGGATTCAGCCTCATCTAACAAACGGAATATCTCCACTGTCTTGCCTGCCACTTGACATGCTAAAAGATTACCAGCCTTATTAAATCTTAAATTTGCAACTCGATCTTTGGTCTGCCTCTGAATTTCACCAAAGTGCTTCAGGACTTCCCACTTATTACCAGCTGGTGTAAGACTGCCATCTACAGACTCCTTATGATCAGAATTTCCTAATATCTCCCCACCTCCAAAATCATGCTTGGTGACAGTGTAAAACCGAAGTTCAAGGTCAGCTGAGCCTGTGACCACATACCTCTCCTCCGAATCACTATCTATAGACCAAATTTCACTATGATGGCCACTAACTATTTGCATACAATGTTGGGTCTCAATATCCCAAACTCTAACAAACTTATCCTTTGAGGAGCTCACTAACTTTTTCCCAGAATCCAGAAAAAGCAGGTCTGTCACCTAAAAATTGAAACACAAATACATTGAAAATACATAAACATCAATTTACAAAGACTATATCAAACTAATGAAAACATATCACTTCCAAAACAAAAACTAAAGAACAAACTAAACCAAGTACCAATAACTCTCCACCCCTTTCCAAACCCTTgtaaaaaaataagttaaagAGTGACGGATGAAAAAACCTGATCACGGTGCCCACGAAGACGATAAAGTCCAGTCTCGCCCACCACATCCCACAAAATAATATCATTATCTTTTCCACCAGACGCTAACATCGATCCAATCTTATTGTAACGAAGAGCAGACACAGCTCCTTTATGTCCATTCAATGTTGTTTCACAAGTTCCCTTACCCAAATCCCATATTCTTATGCTCCCATCCGCATACCCAACTGCCACCTGAAAAaccaaaataagtaaaaatgAAAACACCAAGAACAAAACTAATATATCATCAAGTCATCATTAATTAAACACATTCATTTACTTCCACTCCCCACAACGGTATAAAAATCGGGGATTAGTCGTCAAAAACAATACCAATTTCCATAACGCCCTGTATTCTATTCATACTTCACAATTAGCTTCAATATCATAATAGCAACTAGCGGAGCATAGTTTTCTATACAAATATTCCATTAATTGGCAAAACAAGCTTCATTCAATTAAGCATCAGCAAAATATCATCTAAGAGCAGCTGAAACTAAATGCACAAACCAAATGCATCAACATTTCCACAttgaaacatcatttcattcagcAAAAAGCGGGACCACAAATCAATCAACTAAAACTCAACCCAGATAACATTTTCTCCAATTAACAAAACCCCAATACAAAAACAAATAGATAAATCAAGAGAAAGAGATAGAGGGTGGTTACCATGGCGGAGGACGGCGAGGCAACGATAGCGGTGACGGCAAGAGAAGGGCCAGTAGAAATAGTAGAAGGAGAAAGGGATTTGGAGCAAACGCCTTGACGAACATGCCAAACACCAACCTTCTCAAGAGCAGGAGAGAGAAGGAACTTGCCGGAGCTGTCGTAGCTGATGTTCGATTCTAATGAAGCTATCACACCGAATGTCGCCGCCGGCTCATAGCGAAGGTACGACTTCACCATTTTTCCGGCGAGTACAGAGGTTGCGGCTGCGGCTAGTTTGAGGGTTGAGCTTTGCAATTGTAGCTGCTTTTGGCCCTTTCCTCCTCTCCTAAGTTGAGAATTTGACAAATTGAAAGTGTttccgtttttttttattatttgcaGAATGAAGGGTTTTAGGGGTTTTGGAAGAGGTCAAGTGAGTTTTACACTTTTACTTTTGCTGCGTCTGTAAAGGGTTAAAACTACTGGtgttattatttaaaaaaaaaaattacaatgtaaattctcaatggtagcaaaaaaaaaattacacaatCCTCCCAAATATTTGTACACTAGTTTTGAAGTCCGTGCatcttcattttattttttattttattatatgaaCGATGCATTAGTCATCCCGAGTGCACCGTACATTATCGTGCAAAGACGTACAGTGCACGTAATAATTTTCAACCAAATagcattattttttaaaatattctcCATTATAGCATTATTTTTGGGATTAGCACctacttaaaaaaaaataagtacCTAATTTACctaattaacaaaaataagCACCtaattattacggagtatataacaataaaaaagaaataaataaaagacCATCTTTTCGTCTACTGCGTGGTATAATGGAGCACGAACAAAAGGTGAAGGACATAGAGCAGAGAGGTTGCATGGGTGGTTGGCCGGAGGGTCGAGTTGGGTTAGTGATATACAGTTGGGGTTGGATGCAGGCCGGATTCCAATGGTGGTGGTTGGTGGTGGTGAGTTCGCGAAAGAGAGATAGGTGGGTGGTTCAGGATCTTTTATGGGATTAAGCGATAAAATCAAACCTCGTAGTTGTAATCAACAACCTCTATTCGGAAGCAAGTCTCAACAAAGGAACAACGACCTCATTTTTTATGGTGATGCTTCTTCAAGATCACAGACAATTGTATCAAGAGCTAAATTTTGGACTGATTTTCTAAGATTTTCTTCATCGAGAAAAGTGGGGTTGAAGATTAAGATGAAACAAATGCTAGGATTTCAAAGAATAATTTaggttaattaattatattaaaaactaATAACTTTAGATTATTTAGGATGGTTTGAAATTAAATaatgttgctggaaatttatttaataggtGATTATTTAaggtttattaatttattattggaGGAGATTTCTAAATGAATAGTGAATTGCAAGGTGGCCCCTTATATTACATATTGGAAGTACGTACATGTCTAGGGTGATTTAGAATACATGTTGTGCATGTTTAATTGTGGATTGAATTGTGATTCATGTTTACTTGATTATTGGTTTATGTGTGTTGAATTTAATAGCAAGCATGTTTAGCCAAGTTATGTGATGTATGTACTTTTAATTACATGCATGCAAGCAAGGTAATACATGTTGAACTTTTAACTACATCATGCATATCAAGGATAGGAAATAATTATGTTTCTACTTTTAATTACAAGCATAATGTTGCGTACTTTTAATACGTGCATATATGTCAAAGTGATCATGTATTGTACTCTTCATTACACGCATGTAAAGAGTTTAGGCAAGGTTTATTTGTGCATTTTATGGCATAACTCTCATGTTAATCTAATCATGTTCAGCCAAGGAGTAGTTAAAGGATTAATTAATCAAAGTCAAGTGTTTCTTGATTATAAGTCTTAAAGGATTAAAAAGGAATTGTTCATTTGTTTAaatgttgtttgttttatttaattGAGTCGTGAGTCGacctttaaataaaatattactcttggaacgtatgcgccttgagtatgaacaatggggggagtatGCGGTAGTCGCTCGTGGCTTCTACTGTAATCCAAGACGTTGTATAATttattatgcgctggaatttcGTCACGTTTTGTGATATAGGTTATCATTTATAATTAGTGTTTGGGTAGCTCCCGCATACTAGTATATTTTGGACAATAGTAGGAAAGAAACTTGTATGATGTTTAAtccaattatttaattaaaatgaaGTAGTAGAGTTAGGATTGTGTCAAGAGTCAAGTCTTGTCATTTTATGATTTTGTTCATGTTGAATTGATTTAAGGATGTGGCTTTTGTATGCGGTCTTATTTAATTGCATGCTTAGTTAGTTGTTGTAAaacccccgatttactaactttaaataaataagaataacatatactttataaaaattgcggaagcttacacctaaatcggaggtattaccgccacacttgaccacattgtcaagtgctaaggcttacaaaactcaaactattacaactcgatTACTAGGTGATCTATTTATAACTTTACAACTGTCATAAAAGACTAAACGGTAACACTTGAGCTCCTTTAACTTCTAAGTGCAATACTTCACGATCAATCTGCTCTAGtcatcttgactgctcaccatagaggacaaatttcaaaagcatcATCGCAaagccaccataagaaaaaagATATGGCCACaaacacacataacaaataGACACACATGTCAGCAAAAAGATGAGCAATCACCTGTAATACAAACGTACAAATATAgaataatatttgctc contains:
- the LOC110777262 gene encoding uncharacterized protein: MVKSYLRYEPAATFGVIASLESNISYDSSGKFLLSPALEKVGVWHVRQGVCSKSLSPSTISTGPSLAVTAIVASPSSAMVAVGYADGSIRIWDLGKGTCETTLNGHKGAVSALRYNKIGSMLASGGKDNDIILWDVVGETGLYRLRGHRDQVTDLLFLDSGKKLVSSSKDKFVRVWDIETQHCMQIVSGHHSEIWSIDSDSEERYVVTGSADLELRFYTVTKHDFGGGEILGNSDHKESVDGSLTPAGNKWEVLKHFGEIQRQTKDRVANLRFNKAGNLLACQVAGKTVEIFRLLDEAESKRKAKRRVHRKKEKKDKKEKKEREPSKNVAEVTDNVDENHSLLEESHPTIVVSDIFKLLQIIRSGKKICSTSFCPINSKNSLGTLALSLNNNSVEIYSIASDTSTQTLAIELQGHRSDVRSLSLSPDNSLLLSTSHNAVKIWNPSTCNCLRTIDSGYGLCSMFVHGDQSNKYALVGTKDGKIEIVDVASATRVEVVEAHGGSIHSIAGMPDKSGFVTGSADHEVKFWEYRRLQKSGENLERLSVSNVRTMKLNDDVLKIALSPDAKYIAVALLDCTVKVFFVDTLKFFLTLYGHKLPVLCMDISSDGDLIVTGSADKNLKIWGLDFGDCHKSIFAHADSVMDVKFVPNTHYIFSVGKDRLLKYWDADKFELLLTIEGHHAEIWCLALSSRGDFIVTGSHDRSIRRWDRTDEPFFIEEEKEKRLEEMFEADIDGGFENRSASKDELPEEGAVASAGKKTQETLTATDLVIEALDLAETEIKRISEYEEEKTRGTVAKFQPNVLMLGLSPSDYVLRSISNVKPNDIEQTLLALPFSDALKLLSYLKNWTTNSEKVELICRVAVVLLQTHYNQLVTTPSARPVLSILKDILRARVKDCKDTLGFNLAAMDHLKQLMAMKSDAPFRDAKSKLLEIRSRLAKRNDGRTDTREERKRKKKQKRGSDGHAWTVVR